The Pseudomonas oryzicola genomic sequence TTACGCTTCACCTTCTGTGCGGTGCCACTGGTTTTCTTCATCAGGCGTCCGGCCGGCGTTTCAGTGGCTGCCATGGCGGTATATGGCGTGCTGTTCGCCATAGGTATCTGGTGGGTGGTCAATCATGCCATGCACCAAGGCTTGAGTGCGGGTATGTCTTCGGTGTTCCTGCAGTTCAGTGCCTTCTTCACCATCCTGCTGAGTGCCGTCTTTCTGCGTGAGCGTATCACCGCCGCCCATTCCTGGGGTATGGCCTTCGCGGCAGGCGGGTTGGGCCTGATGCTGTTGGCGAGCAGCCAGTCGTCAACGGTGGTCGGGCTGCTGCTGGTGCTGCTTGCTGCGCTCGCCTGGGCGTTGTGCAACCTTTTGATCAAGCTCAAGCGCCCTGGCCAAATGACGGCCTTCATCGTCTGGTCGAGCTTGTGCGCGCTGCCGGTCCTTGTGCTCCTCACGCTTGCCTCGCAAGGATGGGCGGCGTTCGAAGTGCTAGCCGGTGGCCTGGCGTGGCCAACCCTGTTTTCCGTGCTGTTCCAGAGCCTGATCACGACCATTTTGGGCTATCGCGTGTGGAACAACCTGATGAAGAAATATCCGGCGACCCACGTTGCGCCCTTGTCGTTGCTGATACCGGTATCCGGCCTTGCCACTTCCTGGCTGTTCTTTGACGAGCAGATGAGTGCCGGGCAATGGCTGGCCATCTGCCTGATCTTGTTCGGCATCATGATATTTTTCTGTGGCCACGGGTTCTCGACGTATGGCGGGCGCATCGCGCGTAGGCCCTGAGTGAAAGCTGATACATACCTGTCGATTGCCTGGACCACCTGCGCAGGGTGCAATTTTGCCCCCGCTCCGCTAGCATTAGCGATCTTCCGCTCGATCAGGCTACGATGGTTTTTCGATGAGTTATCAGGTCCTTGCACGTAAATGGCGTCCGCGCTCGTTCCGCGAAATGGTCGGCCAGGCCCATGTGCTCAAGGCTTTGATCAACGCCCTGGACAATCAGCGCCTGCACCATGCCTACCTGTTCACCGGTACCCGGGGCGTGGGCAAGACCACCATCGCCCGGATCATTGCCAAGTGCCTGAATTGCGAAACCGGCATCACCTCGACACCGTGCGGCACCTGTTCAGTGTGCCGCGAGATCGACGAAGGCCGTTTCGTCGACCTGATCGAGATCGACGCCGCCAGCCGCACCAAGGTCGAGGACACCCGCGAACTGCTTGATAACGTGCAGTACGCCCCGAGCCGTGGGCGCTTCAAGGTCTACCTGATCGACGAAGTGCACATGCTCTCGACCCACTCGTTCAACGCCTTGCTGAAGACCCTGGAAGAGCCGCCGCCCTACGTCAAGTTCATCCTCGCCACCACCGACCCGCAGAAGCTGCCGGCCACCATTCTGTCGCGCTGCCTGCAGTTTTCGCTGAAGAACATGAGCCCGGAGCGGGTGGTCGAACACCTCAGCCATGTTCTTACCGCCGAGAACGTGCCGTTCGAGACAGATGCCCTGTGGTTGCTGGGCCGTGCTGCTGATGGCTCGATGCGCGACGCGATGAGCCTGACCGACCAGGCCATTGCCTTTGGCGAAGGCAAGGTACTGGCCGCCGATGTGCGGGCCATGCTCGGCAGCCTCGATCATGGCCAGGTCTATGGGGTGCTGCAGGCGCTGCTCGAAGGCGATGCCCGGGCCTTGCTCGAAGCCGTGCGCAACCTGGCCGAGCAGGGCCCGGACTGGGCTGGCGTACTGGCCGAGATGCTCAATGTGCTGCACCGCGTGGCCATTGCCCAGGCGCTGCCGGAGGCCGTGGACAACGGTCAGGGCGATCGTGACCGGGTGCTGGCACTGGCTTCGGCATTGCCGGCCGAGGACGTGCAATTCTATTACCAGATGGGCCTGATCGGTCGTCGCGACCTGCCCCTGGCGCCGGACCCGCGCGGTGGTTTTGAAATGGTCCTGCTGCGCATGCTGGCATTCCGCCCGGCCGATACCGACGACGCGCCCAAGCCGATACTAAAGCCAGTGGGGATCAGCCAGGCCACAGCTGATCCTGCAACACCGGTGGCAGCGCCGGCGGTTGCCGTGGCGCCGCCGGCAGTTGCTGTCGTGGAGCCTGTTGCAGTGGCTGCCGCGCAACAAGTGCAGGCACCCGCAGCGGTCGAGCCAGCGCATCAACCGGTTGCCGAGCCTGTGGTGGCAGCTGAACCTGCCCCGGTCAGTGAACCGGAGCCAGAACCTGTGGCAGAGGTGGTTGACCTGCCATGGGAAGAGCCCACGGCAGTGCCCGCACCGGTGGTGGCCGAGCCTGCGCCGGCTCCTGCACCGCCCGCTGCACCCACGCCGGCAGCTGCCGCCCCGGCACACGACGACGAGCCGCCCTTCGACCCGTCTGCCTATGCCGCCGTAGGCATGGACCGCGACGATGAACCGCCACTGGACGAAGATTATTACGGTGGCGAAAGCGACCCGGTCGGCTTCAGCTACCTGGACGAACTGGCCGAACATGTTCAGGAAGAGGCGCCCAAGCCAGTCGCCGAGCCGCTGCCAGCGGCCAGGCCGGCGACCGGCCTGGCCCTGCAATGGCTGGAAATGTTCCCCCAGTTGCCTGTCTCCGGGATGACAGGCAACATCGCGGCAAACTGTACGCTGGTGGCCGCCGATGGCGACGACTGGCTGCTGCACCTGGACCCTGGCCAGGGGGCGCTGTTCAACGCCACCCAGCAGCGGCGCCTGAACGAAGCGCTCAACCAGCACCTGGGGCGTACGCTCAACCTGCGTATCGAGCTGATCCTGCCCGAGCAGGAAACCCCGGCCCAGGCAGCAGCGCGCAAGCGCAGGGAGCGTCAGCACGACGCCGTGGTATCGATCGAGCAGGATCCGTTGATCCAGCAGATGATCAAGCTGTTCGGTGCCAAGGTGCGGCAGGATACTATTGAACCTGTAGAGGCCCTGGCCAATCAGGGCCAGTAACGGATAACCATGCGGCCGGCCGGGTGCCGGGCCGCATCACATGACCCAATCGAGGTATACCCCATGATGAAAGGTGGCATGGCCGGCCTGATGAAGCAGGCCCAGCAGATGCAGGAAAAGATGCAGAAGATGCAGGAAGAGCTGGCCAACGCCGAAGTCACCGGCCAGTCCGGTGGCGGCCTGGTGAGCGTGGTGATGACCGGTCGTCACGATGTGAAGCGCGTCAGCATCGACCAGAGCCTGATGTCGACCGACGCCGACGACAAGGAAGTGCTGGAAGACCTGATCGCCGCTGCGCTGAACGACGCCGTGCGCAAGGTCGAGCAGAACAGCCAGGAAAAGATGGGCAGCATGACCGCCGGCATGCAGTTGCCGCCAGGCTTCAAGATGCCGTTCTAAGGGCATTGCGTTACCGAGAACCGCCGCTGCCAACAGCGGCGGTTTTTTTGTGCGTTCTTGCAGCCTGCGCGGTCTACGCAGGAGCGCAAGCCTGGTGAAGGGAGCATGGCTGATTTGACGGCATTGCCAGCGCTGGGTATAAACCGCCTCTTATTGAATTGTCAGGCCTTTCCCATGAGCTTCAGCCCTCTCATCCGCCAACTGATCGATGCCCTGCGTATTCTCCCGGGTGTTGGCCAGAAAACCGCCCAGCGCATGGCCCTGCAGTTGCTCGAGCGTGACCGCAGCGGCGGCCTGCGCCTGGCCCAGGCCTTGACCCAGGCCATGGAAGGGGTGGGCCATTGCCGCCAGTGCCGTACCCTGACCGAGCAGGAACTCTGCCCGCAATGCGCCGACACGCGCCGTGACGATACCCAGTTGTGCGTGGTCGAGGGGCCGACCGATGTGTACGCGGTGGAGCAGACGGGCTACCGTGGCCGTTACTTCGTGCTCAAGGGCCACCTGTCGCCGCTGGACGGCCTGGGCCCGGAGGCGATCGGCATTCCGCAACTGATGGCGCGGATCGAAGAGCAGGGCACCTTCACCGAGGTAATCCTGGCGACCAACCCGACGGTGGAAGGCGAGGCGACCGCGCACTACATTGCCCAGCTGCTGAGCGAGAAGGGCCTGGTGGCGTCGCGCATTGCCCATGGCGTGCCACTGGGAGGGGAGCTGGAGCTGGTGGATGGCGGCACCCTGGCCCATGCCTTCGCCGGGCGGCGGCCAATTGCGCTTTGATCCATCGGGGCGCAAAGCGCCCCACAGACTCAGTACTCGCTGAGCGAAAACTCGGTCAGGCAGAAAGTCGGCACGCCCGCCGCCTGCAGCCGGCGTGACCCGTCCAGCTCCGGCAGGTCGATGATCGCCGCCGCTTCGAACACCTGGGCACCGGTCCGGCGCACCAGGTTGGCTGCCGCCAGCAGCGTACCGCCAGTCGCAATCAAGTCATCGAAGATCAGCACCGAATCCCCTTCGCACAGGCTGTCGGCATGCACTTCCAGGAACGCTTCGCCGTACTCGGTCTGGTAAGCCTCGCTCAGCACATCGGCGGGCAGCTTGCCTTGCTTGCGGAACAGGATCAGCGGCTTGTTCAGTTGATGGGCGATGATCGAGCCGATCAGGAAGCCCCGCGCATCCATGGCGCCGATGTGGCTGAACTCGGCCTCGACGTAGCGCTCGATGAACTGGTCGGCCACATAGCGCAGCCCGCGCGGCGACTGGAACAGTGGGGTGATGTCGCGGAAGATCACGCCCGGCTTGGGGAAGTCCACTACCGGGCGGATCAGGGCTTTGAGGTCGAAGGCGTCGCTGTGCATTGGTGCGGGTATCCTGGGAAAACGAATGCCCAAGTATACCTGCTAAACCAGCCCTCAGGCCTCCATCGCACCGCCGGCCAGCGCGCACAGCTGGATCGGGTCGAGGATGTGCACTTCCTTGCCTTCGGCGCGGAGCAGGCCGTTCTGCTGGAAGCGGGTGAACACCCGTGACACGGTTTCCACCGCCAGGCCCAGGTAATTGCCGATTTCGTTGCGCGACATGCTCAGGCGGAACTGGTTGGCCGAATAGCCGCGGGCGCGGAAGCGCGCCGACAGGTTGACCAGGAAAGTGGCGATGCGCTCGTCGGCGGTCTTTTTCGACAGCAGCAGCATCATTTGCTGGTCGTCGCGGATTTCCCGGCTCATGACCCGCATCAGCTGGCGCCGTAGCTGTGGCAACTGCACCGACAGCTCGTCGAGGCGCTCGAAGGGGATTTCGCACACCGAGGTGGTTTCCTGCGCCTGGGCCGACACCGGATAGGCCTCGGTGTCCATGCCCGACAGGCCGACCAGTTCGCTGGGCAGGTGGAAGCCGGTGATCTGCTCTTCGCCGCTGTCGCTGAGGCTGAAGGTTTTCAGGGCGCCGGAACGTACCGCGTAGACCGAGCCGAAATTGTCACCCTGGCGGAACAGGAACTCGCCTTTTTTCAGCGGCCGCCCGCGCTTGACGATCTCGTCAAGTGCATCCATGTCTTCCAGATTCAACGACAGGGGCAGGCACAGAGGGGCCAGGCTGCAGTCCTTGCAATGGGCCTGGTTGTGTGGGCGCAGTTTGACTGGCTCGGACATTTTCTTCGATCCTTGTGGGAAAGCACACATAAGACGTAAGGGTAACTCACGGCATAGGTTGTAGGCCAGCGTGCGCTGTCGTGCGGCGAACTGGCCAGGCCCCGGCGCGTGTGCCGGGGCCATCATTGCGCCCATAGTGTGCCTGGCAAGGAAGCTTGTCCATGCGGTTGAACGACTCGGTTTCAGATCACCCGGGAAAAACGCTGGCGGTTGTGCAGCCCCAGGTAGGCATCGAACACCATGCACACCGAGCGCGCCAGCAGGCGGCCGGCCGGCAGGATGCGGATGCCCTTGTCGTCCAGGCGGATCAGGCCGTCGCGCTGCAAGGTCAGCAATTCTGGCCAGAGGTCGTTGAAATAGCCGCGAAAATCGACGGTGAAGGCCTGTTCGATCGGCTCGAAGTCCAGCTCGAAATGGCAGATCAGCTGCTGGATCACGGCCCGGCGCAAGCGGTCGTCGTCGTTGCAGATCAGGCCGCGCTGGGTGGCCAGCTGGGCGTTGGAGAGGCTGTCCTGGTAAGTGTTGAGGTCGCTGCTGTTCTGGCAGTACAGGTCGCCGATCTGGCTGATGGCCGACACGCCCAGGCCGATCAGGTCGCAGTGGCCGTGGGTGGTGTAGCCCTGGAAGTTACGCTGCAGGGTGCCTTCTTCCTGGGCGATGGCCAGCTCGTCGTCGGGCAGGGCGAAGTGGTCCATGCCGATGTAGCGATAGCCGGCTGCGGTCAGCTGGTCGATGGTGGCATGCAGCATCTCCAGCTTGGCGGCCGCGCTGGGCAGGTCATTGCTGTCGATGCGCCGCTGCGGCATGAAGCGCTCGGGCAGGTGGGCGTAGTTGAATACCGACAGGCGGTCGGGTTGCAGGCGGATCACTTCCTCGACGGTGCGGGCGAAGCCTTCCGGGGTCTGCTTGGGCAGGCCGTAGATCAGGTCGAGGTTGATCGAGCGGAACTGCAAGGTGCGTGCGGCCTCGATCAGGGTGCGGGTCTGCTCCAGGCTTTGCAGGCGGTTGACTGCGCGCTGCACGGCCGGGTCGAGGTCCTGCACGCCCAGGCTGACGCGGTTGAAGCCCAGTTCGCGCAGCAGGCCCATGGTCGACCAGTCAGCCTCGCGGGGGTCGATCTCGATGCCGTAGTCACCGGAGTCGTCATCCAGCAGGTGGAAATGCTGGCGCAAGGTAGCCATCAGCTGGCGCAGTTCCACATGGCTGAGGAAGGTCGGGGTGCCGCCGCCGAAATGCAGCTGTTCAACCCGTTGTTTGGGGTCGAGATGGCAGGCGATCAGCTGGATTTCCTGCTCCAGGCGCTGCAGGTACGGCGCGGCGCGGGCGCGGTCCTTGGTGATGACTTTGTTGCAGGCGCAGTAGTAGCAGATGTTGGCGCAGAACGGCACGTGCACATACAGCGACAGCGGGCGCACGGCCCGACGGCTCTCGCGCAGGGCGTGGAGCAGGTCGAACGAGCCCACTTCGCTGTGCAGTTGCACGGCAGTCGGGTAAGAGGTGTAGCGTGGTCCGGCCAGGTCGTAGCGGCGGATCAGGTCGGTATCCCAACGTAGGTCGTCGAGCATGAGGGCGGTCCCCGGAAAGAGCAGCAATGCACCGGAGTCTATGGGCGTCTGTAGGAAACTGTGTTGATTTGTATCAAGGGGAATCGGGGGGCAATCAGGGGGCCGCACAGCAGCTCCGTTCAGTGCCCCATCAACCAGTGCTGGTGCGGCCCAGGCAGGGTCCAGATGCCGAACAGCATCACCAGCACCCCGCCAGCCACGCGCACACTGCGCCGTTTCAACAAAGTGTTTATCCGTTCTGCCGCCAATCCGGTAGCCAGCAGCACCGGCCAGGTCCCCACCCCGAATGCCAGCATCAGTGCTGCGCTGTACCCGGCATTGCCTTGGCTGGCCGCCCACAGCAAGGTGCTGTACACCAGCCCGCACGGCAGCCATCCCCACAGCGCCCCCAGCAGCAATGCGCGCGGCAGGCTGGACACGGGTAGCAAACGCGCGGCCATGGGCTGGATATGCCGCCACAGTCCGCGGCCGAGGGCCTCGATGCGGGTCAGCCCGCTCCACCAGCCGGCCAGGTACAGCCCCATGACGATCAGCAGCAACGCCGCCACCACGCGTAGCGCCAGGGCCGCAGGGCTGCTGGCCACAGCCCAGCCGGCCAGGCCCAGAAGCAGGCCGGCACAGCCGTAACTGAGTATCCGCCCGAGGTTGTACGCCAGCAGCAGGCGCAGGCGCCGGCCGCGCTGTTCTGGGGGAATGGCCAAGGTCAGCGCGCCCATCAGGCCGCCACACATGCCCAGGCAGTGGCCACCGCCCAGCAGGCCAAGGACCAGTGCCGAGCCCAGCAGGGGAAGCAGGTCAGGCACGGGGCGGCGGTTCCTTGGCGGGAGAGGTCTGGCTGTCGTCAGGCGTCACCGCTGCCTGATGGCGCGGGTCCTGGTCGTCGAACAGGATGCTATGGGCCGGGCTTTCGAGGTCGTCGTACTGGCCGCTGTCCACCGCCCAGAAGAAGATGTACACGGCCACGCCAACCAGCAGCAGTGCCGCGGGGATCATGACATAGAGGGCGGGCATGGTGACTTACTCCCAGGCAAGGACGCTTGATGGGTGGGCGCACCCGCTGCCGGCGGCAGGCGGGTCAGGCGCAGGGCATTGAGCACCACCACCAGCGAGCTGAGCGACATGCCGATGGCCGCCCACACCGGGGTGATCCAGCCGAGCGCGGCGAACGGCAGCATGAGGCCATTATACAGGGTCGCCCACGACAGGTTCTCGAGGATGTTGCGGCGGGTGCGGCGGGCCAGCTCGAAGGCCTGTACCAGCGCCGGCAGGCGGTTGGACAGCAGTACGGCATCGGCGCTGGTCTTGGCCAGGTCCGTGGCGCTGCCCATGGCGATGCTGATGTCGGCGGCTGCCAGCACCGGCACATCGTTGACCCCGTCGCCCAGCATCAGCACCTTGCGCCCGGCTGCCTGCAACGCCTTCAGCTGGTCCAGTTTGTCGTCCGGGCGCAGGCCGCCGATGGCCTGGTCGATGCCCAGTTGTGCGGCCACTTCGGCAACCATCGGCGAGCTGTCTCCGGACAGCAGCAGCGTGCGCCAGCCGCGTGCCTTGCAAGCGGCCAGCAGGGCAGGGGCGTCATCGCGCAGGCGATCGTCCAGGCCGAACCAGGCCAGCGGCCCTTGGCGGTCGCCCAGCAGCAGCCACTGGCCGCGTGGCTCCGGCACAGCAGGGGGCTCTGCGCCGCTCAGGGCGCAGACGAAGGTGGCCTGGCCAATGCGCAGGCGCTGGCCTGCCACTTCGCCTTCCAGGCCCAGGCCCGGCACGCTCTGCACCTCGCCAGCCGGGCTGGCGCTGCGGCCGAAGGCGCGTGCGATGGGGTGTTCGGAGCGGTTTTCCAGGGCCGCAGCCAGGGCCAGGCAACGCTCGGCCGCCAGGTTGCCGAGCGGGCGGATGCTGCGCAAGGTCAGGCGGCCCTCGGTCAGCGTACCGGTCTTGTCGAAAATCACCGTGTCGATCTGGTTCAGGCCTTCCAGCACATGGCCGCGGGTGACCAGCAGGCCGAGCTTGTGCAAGGTGCCGGTGGCGGCGGTCAGGGCCGTGGGCGTGGCCAGGGACAGCGCGCAAGGGCAGGTCGCCACCAGCATGGCCAGCACGATCCAGAACGCTCGCGCCGGGTCCAGGTGCCACCACCACAGGCCGATGGCCAGGGCGGCCAGCAACGAGCACAGCAGGAACCATTGCGAGGCACGGTCGGCGATCTCGGCCAGGCGCGGTTTTTCCGTCTGCGCGCGCTCCAGCAGGCGAACGATGGCCGATAACCGCGAATCGGCACCCAGGGCCTCGACTTGCACGTTCAGGGTGCTTTCGACATTCAGCGTGCCGCCGGTGACACGATCGCCGGCGCGGCGTGGTTGCGGCAGGTATTCGCCGGTGAGCAACGATTCATCGACGCTGGAACGACCGTCGACGATGCAGCCGTCGGCAGGGATCACTGCGCCTGGCAGCACCTGAACCCGGTCGCCGCACTGCAGTTCGCTGAGCAGGATGCGCTCGCTGTGGCCGTGGGCATCCAGGCGCAGGCACGAAGCGGGCAGCAGGTTGACCAGCTGCGCAGTGGCCGCTGCCGTGCGCTCGCGGGCGCGGCGCTCCAGGTAGCGGCCGGTGAGCAGAAACAGGGCGAACATGCCCACGGTATCGAAGTACAGCTCGCCACCACCAGTGATCGCGGTCCAGATGCCGGCACCGAAGGCCAGGCCAATGGCCAGCGACACCGAAACGTCCATGGTCAGGTGACGGGTGCGCAGGTCGCGCGCGGCGCCCTTGAAGAAAGGCGCGCAGCTGTAGAAGACGATGGGGATGGTGAGAAACAGCGCCACCCACCTGAGAATGGTGTGCAGCTCGGGCGACAGGTCGATATTGAATTCTGGCCAGGTGGCCATGGTCGCCATCATCGCCTGGAACCACAGCAGCCCGGCCACGCCGAGGCGGCGCAGGGCGCTGCGGTTCTCCCGCGCCAGCTGCTCGGCGGCCTGGTCGGGCTGGTAAGGATGGGCGGCGTAGCCGATCTGGCGCAGCTCGGCGAGCAAGCGCGACAGCGGCAGTTGCTGGTCGTCCCAGTTCAGCTGCAGCCGGTGGTTGGACAGGTTCAGGCGTGCCTCGGCGACGCCGGGCAGGTTGCGCAGGTGCTTCTCGATCAGCCAGCCGCAGGCAGCGCAGCTGATGCCTTCGACCAGCAGGGTGGCCTCGGCCAGCCCGGCCTGGTGGCGGACGAAGGCCTGCTGCACGTCGTTGCGATCGTACAGGGCCAGTTCGTCCTGCAGTTGCCGGGGCAATGCCTCGGGATTGGCGCTGGTGTCGCTGCGGTGCTGGTAATAGTGCTCCAGGCCACCGGCGACGATCGACTCGGCCACCGCCTGGCAGCCGGGGCAACAGAACTGCCGGGGCTCGCCCAGTACCACGGCGGTGAAGCGGCTGCCGGCGGGGACGGGCAGGGCGCAGTGGTAGCAGGGGGTGGGTTGGGTCATGACATCATTTGCCTTACACAAATCGGCTGGTTGGGCACGGTGCCTGTGGGAGCGGCGGAGGTGCGTTTATTGGTGCTCGGCCCCCTGGAGCGCTTCATCACCCAGCTGCAAGGTCACACCATGCTCCACCTTTTCTTCCTCGAACAAGCGCCACACCTGGCCACCTTCGCTACCCAGCACTTCAACGAAACGACGCCCGTCAACCTTGTCCTCCAGCTGCCCCACATAGCGCCCGGCCTCGACCCGGCTCAGCAGCACCTTGCGGTCTTTCTCCGGCTGGGTGGGCGAAATCAGGTTCAGTTCCAGGCTCTGCGGGTCGCTGTTGCCGGCCAGGCGTACATCGACTTCGCCGGTCAGCTCATCCAGGTGCACGCTGGCTTTCAGGCCCAGGTTCTGCGCCAGCAGTTCACGGTCCAGCGAGCGGTTGATGCCCTTGCCGGCCTCGTAGTAATTGTCGTTGACCAGGTTGTCCGGGTTGCGCACGGCGATGCTGACCATGCTCAGGCTCAGGCACACCGAGGTGGCCAGGATGCCGATGATGATCCAGGGCCAGAGGTGCTTGTACCAGGGGCTGGCGGCGGTGGCAGGCATTGTCGGTTATCTCTCTCAGCGGATCTGTGGGCCGATGAAGCGGCTCTTGGCTTCAACCTGGGCGTCGCTGTCATCGGCGCTCTTGAGGATGAAGGTGACTTCGTTGGTGGTCGATGGCAGTTTCTCGGGGGAAATCGACAGTTGCACCGGCAGGCTGACGATATCGCCGGCCGCCACGCGGATCTCGCGCTGGCCTTCGAGCCTGAGGTCCGGCAGGCCGGCAGCGTCCAGCACGTAGACGTGGTCGCGCTGGTCCTTGTTCATCACCTTCAGGCTGTACACGTTCTCGATCCGGCCCTGGGCGTTTTCGCGGTACAGCACGCGGTCCTTGCTGACGTCGAAGCCGACCAGCGAACGGGTGGCGAAGGCGGTGGCCAGGCCGATGATCATGACCACCAGTACCAGCGCATAGCCGATCAGGCGCGGGCGCAACAGGTGGGTCTTCTGCCCGGACAGGTTGTGTTCGGTGGTGTAGCTGATCAGCCCGCGCGGGTAGTTCATCTTGTCCATGATGTTGTCGCAGGCATCGATGCAGGCGGCGCAGCCGATGCACTCGATCTGCAGGCCGTCGCGGATGTCGATGCCGGTAGGGCAGACCTGTACGCACATGGTGCAGTCGATGCAGTCGCCCAGGCCCTGGGCCTTGTAGTCGAGGTCCTTCTTGCGCGGGCCGCGGGTTTCGCCACGGCGCGGGTCGTAGGACACGATCAGCGTGTCCTTGTCGAACATCACGCTCTGGAAGCGCGCATAGGGGCACATGTACACGCACACCTGTTCGCGCAGCCAGCCGGCGTTGCCGTAGGTGGCGAGGGTGAAGAAACCGACCCAGAAGTAGGCCCAGCCGTCGGCCTGGCCAGTGAAGAACTCGATGGCCAGTTCGCGAATCGGCGAGAAGTAACCGACGAAGGTCATGCCGGTGACAAAACCGATCAGCAGCCACAGGCTGTGCTTGGCGAACTTGCGCAGGAACTTGTTGCCGCTCATGGGCGCCTTGTCCAGCTTCATGCGCTGGTTGCGGTCGCCCTCGGTGACCTTTTCGCACCACATGAAGATCCAGGTCCAGACACTTTGCGGGCAGGTGTAGCCACACCAGACGCGGCCGGCGAACACGGTGATGAAGAACAGGCCGAAGGCGGCGACGATGAGGATGCCCGAGAGCAGGATGAAGTCCTGCGGCCAGATGGTGGCGCCGAAGATGTAGAACTTGCGCTCGGGCAGGTTCCACCATACGGCCTGGTGGCCACCCCAGTTCAGCCAGACGGTACCGAAGTACAGCAGGAACAGTACGGCACCGCCGGCCATGCGCAGGCGCCGGAACAGGCCGGTGAAGGCGCGGGTGTAGATCTTTTCCCGGGAGGCGTAGAGGTCGACGGAGTCCTTGCCCTTGTTGGCAGGCGGGGTGACGTCATGTACCGGAATTTGCTTGCTCATCATCAAGTCCCACGGCAGTGGAAAAACGCCGCGGCCAGTGCGTGCCGGCCGCAGTCTGGCGCAATCTGCTAGCGCTCTGCGGCCCATGATACGCCGCTGATGGCAGTATGGGGTCGCACTGCGACCTTTAGTCGCGTTGGGTTCGTGGTATGAATCGTGTTATGGCGGGTGTCAATTGATCCAGGTCATCTGGTGTTGCTTTTGCTGGCCTCATCGCGGATGAATCCGCTCCTACAGGAACCGCATGTGTGTGTAGGAGCGGATTTATCCGCGAGAGGCCAGGCCTGCCTTACTCGGCCTGCTGGGCCGGTTCGGGCTGCTGCGACAGGCTATACACATAAGCCGCCAGCAAGTGCACCTTGTCGTTACCCTGCAGCTGCTGCTGGGCCGGCATCTGCCCCTGGCGGCCATAGCGGATGGTCTGCTGCAACTGAGCGAAGCTCGAGCCGTAGATGAATGCCTGCGGGTGGGTCAGGTTCGGCGCGCCCATGGCTGGCGTGCCCTTGCCTTCAGGGCCATGGCAGGCCACGCAGTTGGCGGCGAAGATCTTCTGCCCGTTCTCGGCGTCGGCCTTCACGCCTTCCGGCAGCGTACGGCCATCGAGCTTGGTGATGACGAATGCGGCCACATCGGCCACGCCCTGCTCGCCGATCACTTCGGCCCAGGCCGGCATCACGCCATGACGGCCGCCCATGATGGTGGTCTTGATGGTGTCCGGCTCGCCGCCCCAGCGCCAGTCGTTATCGGTCAGGTTGGGGAAGCCATAGGCACCCTTGGCGTCGGAGCCGTGGCACACCGAGCAGTTGGAGGCGAACAGTCGTGCGCCCATTTTCAGCGCCTGTGGGTCCTTGGCCACTTCCTCGATGGGCATGGCCGCGAACTTGGCGAAGATCGGCCCGAAGCGGGCGTCGGCCTTGGCCATTTCCTTTTCCCATTCGTGCACGCCTGTCCAGCCCGCCTGGCCGTTGGAAAACTCGGTCTGTTTATCGTTGTCCAGGTACGAGTAGCCCGGCAGCACGCCTTTCCAGTTGCCCAGGCCGGGGTACAGCACCAGGTAGCCCAGGGCGAAGACGATGGTGCCGACGAACAGCCAGAACCACCATTTTGGCAGTGGGTTGTCGTATTCCTCGATGCCATCGAAGGCATGCCCGACGGTTTCGTCGGTAACCTCTTCGCGCTGGCCCTTGCGGGTCGACAGCAGCAGCCAGGTCAACGAGAAGATGGTGCCCAGGGTCAGGACGGTAACGTACAGACTCCAGAAGGTTGTCATTGTTGTTTGCTCCCAGAAGCTTTTGCGTGCTCTTGCTCGACGTGGCGGCAGGCGGTGGGGTCATCCGCGAAGGGCAGTTGGGTCGCTTCGTCGAAGTCCTTTTTCC encodes the following:
- a CDS encoding FixH family protein; its protein translation is MPATAASPWYKHLWPWIIIGILATSVCLSLSMVSIAVRNPDNLVNDNYYEAGKGINRSLDRELLAQNLGLKASVHLDELTGEVDVRLAGNSDPQSLELNLISPTQPEKDRKVLLSRVEAGRYVGQLEDKVDGRRFVEVLGSEGGQVWRLFEEEKVEHGVTLQLGDEALQGAEHQ
- a CDS encoding heavy metal translocating P-type ATPase, with product MTQPTPCYHCALPVPAGSRFTAVVLGEPRQFCCPGCQAVAESIVAGGLEHYYQHRSDTSANPEALPRQLQDELALYDRNDVQQAFVRHQAGLAEATLLVEGISCAACGWLIEKHLRNLPGVAEARLNLSNHRLQLNWDDQQLPLSRLLAELRQIGYAAHPYQPDQAAEQLARENRSALRRLGVAGLLWFQAMMATMATWPEFNIDLSPELHTILRWVALFLTIPIVFYSCAPFFKGAARDLRTRHLTMDVSVSLAIGLAFGAGIWTAITGGGELYFDTVGMFALFLLTGRYLERRARERTAAATAQLVNLLPASCLRLDAHGHSERILLSELQCGDRVQVLPGAVIPADGCIVDGRSSVDESLLTGEYLPQPRRAGDRVTGGTLNVESTLNVQVEALGADSRLSAIVRLLERAQTEKPRLAEIADRASQWFLLCSLLAALAIGLWWWHLDPARAFWIVLAMLVATCPCALSLATPTALTAATGTLHKLGLLVTRGHVLEGLNQIDTVIFDKTGTLTEGRLTLRSIRPLGNLAAERCLALAAALENRSEHPIARAFGRSASPAGEVQSVPGLGLEGEVAGQRLRIGQATFVCALSGAEPPAVPEPRGQWLLLGDRQGPLAWFGLDDRLRDDAPALLAACKARGWRTLLLSGDSSPMVAEVAAQLGIDQAIGGLRPDDKLDQLKALQAAGRKVLMLGDGVNDVPVLAAADISIAMGSATDLAKTSADAVLLSNRLPALVQAFELARRTRRNILENLSWATLYNGLMLPFAALGWITPVWAAIGMSLSSLVVVLNALRLTRLPPAAGAPTHQASLPGSKSPCPPSMS
- a CDS encoding sulfite exporter TauE/SafE family protein, with the translated sequence MPDLLPLLGSALVLGLLGGGHCLGMCGGLMGALTLAIPPEQRGRRLRLLLAYNLGRILSYGCAGLLLGLAGWAVASSPAALALRVVAALLLIVMGLYLAGWWSGLTRIEALGRGLWRHIQPMAARLLPVSSLPRALLLGALWGWLPCGLVYSTLLWAASQGNAGYSAALMLAFGVGTWPVLLATGLAAERINTLLKRRSVRVAGGVLVMLFGIWTLPGPHQHWLMGH
- the ccoS gene encoding cbb3-type cytochrome oxidase assembly protein CcoS; amino-acid sequence: MPALYVMIPAALLLVGVAVYIFFWAVDSGQYDDLESPAHSILFDDQDPRHQAAVTPDDSQTSPAKEPPPRA
- the hemN gene encoding oxygen-independent coproporphyrinogen III oxidase, producing the protein MLDDLRWDTDLIRRYDLAGPRYTSYPTAVQLHSEVGSFDLLHALRESRRAVRPLSLYVHVPFCANICYYCACNKVITKDRARAAPYLQRLEQEIQLIACHLDPKQRVEQLHFGGGTPTFLSHVELRQLMATLRQHFHLLDDDSGDYGIEIDPREADWSTMGLLRELGFNRVSLGVQDLDPAVQRAVNRLQSLEQTRTLIEAARTLQFRSINLDLIYGLPKQTPEGFARTVEEVIRLQPDRLSVFNYAHLPERFMPQRRIDSNDLPSAAAKLEMLHATIDQLTAAGYRYIGMDHFALPDDELAIAQEEGTLQRNFQGYTTHGHCDLIGLGVSAISQIGDLYCQNSSDLNTYQDSLSNAQLATQRGLICNDDDRLRRAVIQQLICHFELDFEPIEQAFTVDFRGYFNDLWPELLTLQRDGLIRLDDKGIRILPAGRLLARSVCMVFDAYLGLHNRQRFSRVI